The following coding sequences lie in one Rutidosis leptorrhynchoides isolate AG116_Rl617_1_P2 chromosome 4, CSIRO_AGI_Rlap_v1, whole genome shotgun sequence genomic window:
- the LOC139845358 gene encoding probable magnesium transporter NIPA6 isoform X2: MVYQSRSGIRNLNGNSLSGRVPAVTNISVYGYECRAIGIAINLALEDAARYQTWKFVMVVVTGIITQFNYLNKALDTFNTAVVSPIYYAIFISFAILCSAIMFEVVSKC; this comes from the exons ATGGTTTATCAATCTCGATCGG GAATCAGGAATCTGAATGGTAACTCCCTATCTGGAAGAGTCCCAGCTGTCACGAACATCTCCGTCTATG GTTATGAGTGTAGAGCAATAGGTATTGCCATTAACCTTGCGTTAGAGGATGCGGCACGTTACCAAACATGGAAATTTGTAATGGTAGTGGTTACGGGTATAATCACTCAATTTAATTACTTAAACAAG GCTTTGGATACATTCAACACCGCAGTTGTATCACCAATCTACTATGCGATTTTCATATCTTTCGCAATTCTCTGTAGTGCCATCATGTTTGAG GTTGTGTCAAAGTGCTAG
- the LOC139845358 gene encoding probable magnesium transporter NIPA6 isoform X1: MVYQSRSGIRNLNGNSLSGRVPAVTNISVYGYECRAIGIAINLALEDAARYQTWKFVMVVVTGIITQFNYLNKALDTFNTAVVSPIYYAIFISFAILCSAIMFENRLCQSASKIIFVLRDCSFGYHDFAQYKRTRSTIHHLF, from the exons ATGGTTTATCAATCTCGATCGG GAATCAGGAATCTGAATGGTAACTCCCTATCTGGAAGAGTCCCAGCTGTCACGAACATCTCCGTCTATG GTTATGAGTGTAGAGCAATAGGTATTGCCATTAACCTTGCGTTAGAGGATGCGGCACGTTACCAAACATGGAAATTTGTAATGGTAGTGGTTACGGGTATAATCACTCAATTTAATTACTTAAACAAG GCTTTGGATACATTCAACACCGCAGTTGTATCACCAATCTACTATGCGATTTTCATATCTTTCGCAATTCTCTGTAGTGCCATCATGTTTGAG AATAGGTTGTGTCAAAGTGCTAGCAAAATCATTTTCGTGCTACGCGACTGTTCTTTCGGGTACCATGATTTTGCACAGTACAAGAGAACCAGATCCACGATCCACCACCTGTTTTAG
- the LOC139842752 gene encoding uncharacterized protein has product MVISQDRENSVKRFSSLPLVNQKHEENQMQMSRSSKGLMRKWGSGSKLESSTRRMEEVVCPTCTVHLHAHKGLLVKEHKNVNKVLKIQKVTVQETGLTSHGQWVSHKRHLEDTVSDDSSDVVEIRKIEFLNATTNPDASDHTSMNIKEQLAEAERLHSWTNGHIIFQAAWFGRFWWLEYSLEKDAAYCFPCYLFNKKPIGRAGSDRFTTKGFNKWKKINCGKDCAFFKHEGTSPASAHNFSVKCYEDFRNQVCHIENVIEKQTAQEIMDNRLRVKTSVEIIKWLTMQACALRGHDERPGSINRENFLELLKFISSYNKEVENVVSDNAPQNAQYTSPDVQKEILHIFARNVQQSIRDEIGNAKFCLIVDESRDESKKEQMAIVVRFVDRDGHVKERFLDLVHVKDTTALTLQNEILSSLSFHKLDFQDIRGQGYDGASNMRGEWKGLQALILKECPYAYYIHCFAHQLQLALVAASKEVVEVHKFFKNLNFIINVIDSSSKRHDQLQNAQISEISLLTETGELETVRDIAINESTSSQKGDASFALTHLLSFDFVFVMRLMKKIMKKTDKLCQALQCKSQDIVNALSLVSTTKSLIQNLRDVGWQSLFVKVVSFCENNNIQVPEMSQSYKDIIRSRSEKDNVTVEHHYRVDVFFAAIDSQLQELNSRFNESVTELLRLSVALNPKKPFNKADICSLAKKFYPLDFTEQENIQLKSELQHYELDLPNDPELKNVQTIAELCRGLQETGRVKVYPMLDRLIRLVLTLPVSTATSERAFSAMKIMKTRLCCSMGDDYLKSCLILYIEKEIADSFTSDEITDAFAVKKRRRVQLLPH; this is encoded by the exons ATGGTTATTTCTCAAGATAGAGAGAATTCGGTGAAACGGTTTTCAAGCTTACCCCTGGTCAATCAGAAACACGAAGAAAATCAAATGCAGATGTCACGATCTTCTAAAGGTTTAATGCGTAAATGGGGGTCAG GTTCCAAGTTGGAAAGCTCTACCAGGCGAATGGAAGAAGTTGTGTGCCCTACTTGTACTGTTCATTTACAT GCTCACAAGGGCCTTTTGGTTAAAGAACATAAAAATGTGAATAAGGTCTTGAAGATCCAAAAG GTCACCGTCCAG GAAACGGGATTGACTTCTCATGGTCAATGGGTTTCACACAAGAGACATTTGGAAGACACTGTATCTGATGATAGTTCGGATGTTGTAGAAATTAGGAAAATCGAATTTCTCAACGCCACCACAAATCCCGATGCATCCGAtcatacaagtatgaatattaaaGAACAACTCGCTGAAGCTGAAAGACTCCACTCATGGACCAACGGTCATATTAT CTTTCAAGCAGCTTGGTTTGGTAGATTTTGGTGGTTAGAATATTCTCTAGAAAAAGATGCTGCATATTGTTTTCCTTGTTATCTATTTAATAAGAAACCTATTGGAAGAGCTGGTTCAGATAGATTTACTACAAAGGGGTTCAATAAATGGAAAAAGATTAATTGTGGTAAAGATTGTGCATTCTTTAAACATGAAGGTACATCTCCGGCTTCTGCTCATAATTTTTCTGTGAAATGTTATGAGGATTTTAGAAACCAGGTTTGTCATATAGAAAATGTGATAGAAAAACAAACAGCGCAAGAGATTATGGACAATAGATTGCGAGTCAAAACTTCTGTTGAGATAATAAAATGGCTAACGATGCAAGCTTGTGCTCTTAGGGGTCATGATGAGAGGCCTGGTTCAATAAATAGGGAAAACTTTTTAGAATTGCTAAAGTTTATTTCTTCTTACAATAAGGAAGTTGAGAATGTTGTTTCAGATAATGCTCCACAAAATGCCCAATATACTTCACCTGATGTGCAAAAAGAAATTCTGCATATTTTTGCTAGAAATGTTCAACAGTCAATTCGTGATGAAATCGGGAATGCAAAATTTTGTTTGATCGTTGATGAGTCAAGAGATGAATCTAAGAAAGAACAAATGGCAATTGTTGTGAGATTTGTTGACCGAGATGGGCATGTAAAAGAAAGATTTTTAGACTTGGTTCATGTCAAAGATACCACTGCATTGACATTACAAAATGAAATCTTGTCATCTCTTTCTTTTCATAAACTTGATTTTCAAGATATTCGAGGTCAAGGTTATGATGGGGCTAGTAATATGCGCGGGGAATGGAAAGGATTACAAGCTTTAATATTAAAAGAATGCCCTTACGCGTATTATATACATTGTTTTGCTCATCAGTTGCAACTAGCTTTGGTGGCAGCATCTAAAGAGGTAGTCGAGGTgcataaattttttaaaaatttgaaCTTTATAATTAATGTCATTGATTCTTCTTCCAAGCGTCACGATCAATTACAAAATGCTCAAATTTCTGAAATTTCACTGTTGACCGAAACTGGAGAACTTGAGACTG TACGTGACATTGCTATTAACGAATCTACTTCTTCTCAAAAAGGTGATGCTTCTTTTGCTCTCACACACTTATTATCATTTGATTTTGTTTTTGTGATGCGTttgatgaagaaaataatgaagaaAACCGATAAGCTTTGTCAAGCTTTGCAATGCAAATCTCAAGATATCGTCAATGCTTTGTCTTTGGTTTCCACTACTAAGAGTTTGATTCAAAATCTAAGAGATGTAGGATGGCAATCACTTTTCGTTAAAGTTGTTTCATTTTGTGAGAATAATAACATCCAAGTTCCCGAAATGAGTCAATCTTACAAAGACATTATCCGGTCTCGTTCGGAAAAGGACAATGTGACTGTTGAACATCATTATCGAGTTGATGTATTCTTTGCTGCTATTGATAGTCAGTTGCAAGAGTTGAACTCTAGATTTAATGAGTCTGTGACGGAACTTCTTCGACTCAGTGTTGCTCTAAACCCAAAAAAGCCATTCAATAAAGCTGATATTTGTAGTCTAGCAAAAAAATTCTATCCTTTAGACTTTACAGAGCAAGAAAATATACAGCTGAAATCTGAGTTGCAACATTATGAGCTAGATTTGCCTAATGATCCAGAGTTAAAAAATGTTCAAACGATTGCAGAATTATGTAGAGGCCTACAAGAAACTGGGAGGGTTAAAGTGTATCCAATGCTTGATAGATTGATTCGTCTTGTATTAACTCTTCCAGTTTCAACAGCAACAAGTGAAAGAGCTTTTTCAGCAATGAAGATTATGAAAACGAGACTTTGTTGTAGCATGGGTGATGACTATCTTAAAAGTTGTTTGATTCTTTACATTGAAAAGGAAATTGCCGATTCATTTACTTCGGATGAGATAACAGATGCTTTTGCTGTCAAGAAGCGTAGACGCGTCCAACTTCTACCACATTAG